Proteins from one Epinephelus moara isolate mb chromosome 1, YSFRI_EMoa_1.0, whole genome shotgun sequence genomic window:
- the rab27a gene encoding ras-related protein Rab-27A, whose product MSDGDYDYLIKFLALGDSGVGKTSFLYQYTDCKFNSKFITTVGIDFREKRVVYKSTGPDGSSGRAQKIHMQLWDTAGQERFRSLTTAFFRDAMGFLLLFDLTNEQSFLNVRNWMSQLQIHAYCESPDVVLCGNKCDLSDQRAVSEEEARELAEKYGIPYFETSAANGQNVNQTVDVLLDLIMKRMERCVDKSWIPDGTVRVNGPTNPDISEGSERSKCAC is encoded by the exons ATGTCTGATGGGGACTATGATTACCTCATCAAATTCCTAGCCCTTGGTGACTCCGGCGTGGGAAAAACGAGCTTCCTCTACCAATACACAGACTGCAAGTTTAACTCCAAGTTCATCACTACAGTTGGGATAGACTTCAGAGAAAAAAGAGTG GTGTACAAATCAACAGGTCCAGATGGATCTTCAGGTAGAGCACAGAAGATCCACATGCAGCTGTGGGACACTGCAGGACAGGAGAG GTTTCGGAGTTTGACGACCGCCTTCTTCAGAGATGCAATGggtttcctcctcctgttcGACCTCACAAATGAACAAAGTTTCCTCAACGTCAGAAACTGGATGA GTCAGTTACAGATTCACGCATACTGCGAGAGTCCAGACGTCGTTTTGTGTGGCAACAAATGTGACCTGTCAGACCAGAGAGCAGTGAGTGAAGAGGAGGCCCGTGAGCTGGCAGAGAAATATGG aATCCCATACTTTGAGACAAGTGCTGCAAACGGGCAGAACGTCAACCAGACTGTGGACGTCCTGCTGGATCTTATCATGAAGAGGATGGAACGATGTGTCGACAAGTCCTGGATCCCTGACGGGACCGTTCGAGTTAATGGACCCACCAACCCCGACATCTCAGAGGGCTCTGAGAGGAGCAAATGTGCATGTTAG